In Schizosaccharomyces osmophilus chromosome 1, complete sequence, the genomic window GTCAACAAAGACGGGGACAACGATGATGAGGTTGAAATGATTGATATTCTCTAAGTTAACGAATTAATGaactttcttgttttggttttctgttgaaaagcttccaaaatCTCAATGTCTCATCACCTGCTCCTGTAACGATAGATTGACCATCAGGGCTCATAGACAAATGAAGCACACGATTCGTGTGTCCTGTAAGATTAACCACGTTCGAAAGTGATGGATATTTCCATAGTGAAACCTGATTTTTGGCGTAGCCATGAGTAGTAACAATTTCATTGGACGTCTTGGACCATGCTAAATTGCATACTTGAGATCCGGTATCTAGCCgattttgaagctttcCTGTTAGTGTATTATGTATCATTAAGGATCTATCAACTGTTCCTCCTCCGCTTGCCAGAATTCCTCGCTGGTGTGGACTCCACCCTATCGCTTTGACAGCGGCATTATGTTCCAAAAATGTATGCAATGGTCGTGTGCTACGATAGTCCCATACAACGAGTTTGTTGTCATTTCCGCCGGATGCCAGTTGACCTAAGTTACTTTCCCATTGAAGACCGCAAATTTCTTGGTCGTGGCCTttaattttcaaataacATTCCGGTTTACGCAAGTCATGATGCGCCAGCATTTCATCCTTTCCTCCACTTGTTAAAGTATGGCCATTGGAAGCTAATGCTGCTACTCTTTTCGAATGGGGGCGCAAACTCCTTATGGGTTTCGTACATTCTGTATCCCAAATATGAATAAATCCTGAGTCTGTTCCAACAGCGATATTGGTTCCTATTCCGGTCCACAAAACGCTAGTCACATTGTTTGCTTCTCCAAAGTCGTGAAGTTTTACCACTTTACCGCTGTTAGCTGACCACAAATATACGCTACTTGCTAGACCGACCGCTAAAATATTCGATTTTCC contains:
- the mfr1 gene encoding meiotic APC activator Mfr1, with protein sequence MGDRFIPIRNVSNEFDISFESIRKTISEGTSLRRKSSGSVQRQFMELLSIELFGNKQVASRTFRYGGLKEKSERNFFDIPTRNSYSLSPISPQSQDLLLRPPKPKRIFPKAPYKVLDAPYLEDDFYLNLLNWGKSNILAVGLASSVYLWSANSGKVVKLHDFGEANNVTSVLWTGIGTNIAVGTDSGFIHIWDTECTKPIRSLRPHSKRVAALASNGHTLTSGGKDEMLAHHDLRKPECYLKIKGHDQEICGLQWESNLGQLASGGNDNKLVVWDYRSTRPLHTFLEHNAAVKAIGWSPHQRGILASGGGTVDRSLMIHNTLTGKLQNRLDTGSQVCNLAWSKTSNEIVTTHGYAKNQVSLWKYPSLSNVVNLTGHTNRVLHLSMSPDGQSIVTGAGDETLRFWKLFNRKPKQESSLIR